The DNA region TCCGATTTGGACTTTTTTAAGTGAGTAATTTCTATAAGCAACTAGGAAATTTGAATATAATCGtttaaattaataagaacCAATTCTTAATTATTACTCTTCTTGGTCTATCTATATTATAGATTCTATAAACTAAGTCCTTAGCTTGGCTAACAAACATTGTTATACAGCATTTTTAATCCTGGTGTTATCTTCCCACAGACGACGTCACAATCAGGTGTTTGCCCTGCCCGAATTGTTCACCCACGTGGACGTGGTCTACTCGGGCACCTATCGCATCGATGGCTCGGAGGATGGTCAGCACGAGGTGCTGGGCGTGCAGTCCAAGTCCACCTACGACAACCAGGGCGTGGTCTCGTTCAACATGGTAGACAGCTTTCCCACCCAGGCGGACTCCCAAAACCTTAAGCGCCTCAAGGTGAAGTACGTTTCCGATGAACAGTTGGCCTTGGTTAAAAAGCTATTCGACGACTGCCCAATTTGGACCAGGATTGCCCTGCAGTATGAATCCGGTTTGACCAACGACAAACTTAAGTGCATCACACCTTCGCTGGCGTTTTACTTTAGCAACGGTCCTTGGCGGACTCTATATGTACGCTTTGGCTACGATCCTCGCAAGGATTTCAATAGTCGCTATTACCAGACCTTCGACTTTCGGCTGCGATTCAGCACTGGACTCTCGGAATTTGTGTATGCCAAGAAATTCGTAAAGCAACGAAGGGCTGCGAATGTTCCCTTCGCTCCCATCGAAGATCGTGTCTCCGATTTGGTCCAGGACATTGACTATCCCTACCTCGATGAGCACAAATTGCCACGTTCTCGTCAGTGCATGCTGCGTTACTGCGACGTCCGAATGGCAAAGATCCAGGAAATGCTGGAGAAGATTCCCACACCGCTTACCGGTGCCGTGTGCAATGAGCGGACGGGCTGGCTGCCACCAGGATTCGATGCTCAGGTGCGGCAGATTGTCTGTGCCAGCATTAGCGAACTCTTGCGCAATCATTACCGCAAGGAGAATCTCACGGCCGAGGTGGAAGCGGTTACCCAAGCCGACGAAGAGGAGGAAGACGAGCCCGAGGATGAGGAAACGCAGGAGGAGGATATGGAGTTGGACGAATCGCAGGTCATGAACAACTCAGAGCAATTTGTAGACAACGACATCGAGCAGCTATTTGATAATATCACAAGCTGAGAACACTGACTGAAATGAATGTAGCATAAGATTGTTGATATACtacttttaataaaaattaaaatcaactCTTATCTTTCGATGTATTGTAGCTctttaatcatttttattcatttaaatGAAGCTTAGGCGCAGCCTTTATATTGGTTAGTTGTTATACAGATAAGTGTAATAAATTTCATTCTCAATAGCAGAAGCTAAAATTATGCGTTGCAGCATATTGTTCAACTGTAGTAAATGCTGGCTGATGGGAAAGCTACTCTTCCACTGCTTAGGGCTTGCATCTGTCGAGGAATCGGGGATACAGGCAGACCTCTCGGATGTGGTAGCGGTTGAGCAGCCAGCAAAGGAAACGCTCCAGTCCCAATCCATAGCCGC from Drosophila subpulchrella strain 33 F10 #4 breed RU33 chromosome 2L, RU_Dsub_v1.1 Primary Assembly, whole genome shotgun sequence includes:
- the LOC119547481 gene encoding general transcription factor 3C polypeptide 5 codes for the protein MSRQLSFSPRKEYELIEYPGRVVNPNRMIATLGGIINVSKVLGDEVKRLALHFHPENPYNKPTFGDCTDKTGVLLSITVRRHKKDKQRPPEYFVRVLGHCSRSFTFETLCDFQYLPLWSTPRSDNANAVQELTYALDQLKPKDTSDLDFFKRRHNQVFALPELFTHVDVVYSGTYRIDGSEDGQHEVLGVQSKSTYDNQGVVSFNMVDSFPTQADSQNLKRLKVKYVSDEQLALVKKLFDDCPIWTRIALQYESGLTNDKLKCITPSLAFYFSNGPWRTLYVRFGYDPRKDFNSRYYQTFDFRLRFSTGLSEFVYAKKFVKQRRAANVPFAPIEDRVSDLVQDIDYPYLDEHKLPRSRQCMLRYCDVRMAKIQEMLEKIPTPLTGAVCNERTGWLPPGFDAQVRQIVCASISELLRNHYRKENLTAEVEAVTQADEEEEDEPEDEETQEEDMELDESQVMNNSEQFVDNDIEQLFDNITS